The window TCTATTtacgtttctttttctttctttgaaaggaaaaaaaattggtatataaaataaaagctGGGGAATACAAGTCATGAATAGCCTGCAAATGAAGAGTAGTAAAATGTGAAAGTTTAGATAACGTTTGTGAAAAATTGAGACATATTGTAAACCGTGTAGaattttagatatgtttttgctatatatatatatatatatcaaattgaagaaaatattaaatgactACAATTTTATTGATATAAGTAAATGATACAAAATCAACATACAAAAGGATAGGTATAAATATAAAAGGTGTAGATTCAAATTCTAGGTGTTAAAATCAGATGGATAAATATCCCAAAGAAttcattaaaattttcaaaaaaatggaTTAACCTTTTCAGTCTGTggtttttataaacatttttttatcatcAATTTGTGTTAAATTTCGTTGATGTCATTTTTTTGGATGCAATGTTAAGACTGATATCATTTCTTTGCCAAGCGTTGTTGCGCCATTAATTATCTACACATTTGTTGTTTAGAATTAGGTGGATGTTAGGAAGCTAAATGATCCAAGTTTAAAATAATCACACAACACTAAACATACGTGACTATGTGAATATGGAGCCATGATTTAAACCTCATTTGAATATCTAAAAAAGTGTACATTCATAGATTGCATCTACTCTTGAGAATTAGTCTGATATTTCTATATGTTTAGATATCCTcagattaattaaaaaaaaagtgttgtCGCACCATCTAGACCGGTACctttaaagaaagaaacagtttataacaacaaaatcatattatatattgtggCAATTAAAAAGGTCTTCCTTTACTGATTGATTCAATGTTTTTGCAGTCTTTCACCAACAAAGGTTCTCCAGTTCCCAGCTCCCATGAAATCTCTAAAACCTAGTCTTTTTAGAGGGATTCAAAACTACAAACTCAAAAGTCGAAACAATAAGttaaatctatatatacatatactattttttatcGTTCCATTTTGAACATTTTGGAACATTTTCAAGGTGTTGAAAAGGGCAAAAAGGAATAGTATTTTGGAACGTGTGATGATCTGAACGATGGAATCGTCATGGGTTCTGAGGATCAGTTTGGATCTCATGAGCCAACTCTCTGGTTAAAGAATCGGCTCGATCATCGTGTTCTCCAGCAAATGTGTAAACTTTGAATGCAAACTGAAATGCCCTCCATAGCATTTTAGCAGATCCTACTGTCTTCTTCATGCTAGGATTTGCACCAGGCGACACAAGCTTTGCATCTCTCTTTTCCTGTTAATTTGAGTTTGACCCAATATGCATTTTGGTTAAAAAGGTTTACAAAGAAAGtggtttaatatttttggtgttaATTACCTTCAATGCGAGTTCCATGCAACTCGATGAGATATCAACCATTGTCTCCTTTATCTGAACAAGTATATTGAAGTCAAAGTGGATGCTGTGGCTCTGGAatttcttagcttcttcatcTTTGGTTCGATCCAGGGTGTCGATATCTCCTTTGATCTATTACATTAATCATTTTATAGTGACAAAGTATTGTTGGAATGGTCTGAAAAAAGGATCTGAGTAAGCAATAGAATAAGATAATTACCGTTGTGAAGTAACGTTCGACTTTATCAAGAAGTTGATGCAAAGGAGGTTCTATCTTCCAGTTATGTAGCTCGGTGATCATTCCGTGCAGCTTCAAGTACAATGCAGCAGCCATTCTTATTGCTTCGACTTTCTTCTGTGGAAACCCTTCCCATGGCGCAAGAACCTAAaagttttaaacatatttttgcaATCAAGAATCACAAAAACAGAGGAcgaataaatgataataataagaTGAAGAAGTTTTAGAGTTTTCTTACTTGTGTCTCATCTGTTAGTTTTTCAAGAACTGATTCAACACGTCGGTGGAAGCTAAGAAGCTCAGTCATATCTTTAGTCTGAAACTTAGTGATCTCAGTCTTCAACTCATTGATTGATTTCATGTATTTAACAATATCTTCTTGTATTTGCTGGAAATATGCAGACTTCTTTGTGATCTCAGGAAGAGCATCAGCCATTCCTTGCTTTCCACTGGTGGGAGCGCTTGCGGCTCCGGCTTTTCGTCCGCTTCCGCCTCCTGTCCTCGCCTCAGGATCACGACCTTCTACTTTCCCTTTAAGGATTCTGTAAAGGTTCCCTAATTGGGTTGACCTTTTTAGTTTTGTAGCTGCTTTCTTGGGACGCAAGCTTCTTGCTGCTCCTGGTGGTGGCGGTGGACAAGCCGCTCCACTCAACACACCCATTCGAGGCGGTGGTGGAGGCGGTGATGGTCCGTTTGCCATAGGAGGCAGTGGCAGAGGAGGTGATGTTCCTTTTGCCATAGTAGGTTGCGGAGGCGGTGCTGCTCCATTAGCTTGAGGCATAGGAGGTGGTGGAGGCGGTGGCCCACAACTTTCTCTATTAGTTGTAGGCattggaggtggtggtggtgctcTGTTCTGCATtggtggaggaggtggtggtaATGGCGCCGCTGCAGTCCTTGGAGGAGGGGGAGGTGGTGCTGGTGGTGCCACTGGGGTTCTTGGAGGTGTAGGTGGAGGCGGTGGTTGTACGGCCACCACAGTTACTGGAGGAGgatgtggtggtggtggaacAGAGCTTTGTAAAGGGATGAGAAGTGGCAGAGGAGGTGGCAGTGGTGATATGCTCACATCATCAGCCTTCGCATTCAGTGGTGcagacggaggaggaggaggtggtggtgtgGGTGGTTGAGATGGTAAAGACTCTAAAGATGCAGTTTTGGTAATGGATATaggaggagaaggaggtggTAGCAAAGATTCCGGCCAAAGTTCAGATTTATCTGAAATATTGAGTTTGGATTCAGATGTTGAATCAAGTGGAGATACTTTCATGATTGTATCTTCTTGCTCATCAAGAACAAcagtttcttctttctccatATTCACACCATTGCTCTCTACGTCACTGGTCTTCTGCTTGTCCTGTTCAATAACATTAATTTCATCTTCTACGTTGCTTTGATTTGGTTCATGAGCCTCTTTCTGTGACATAATGTGAATAGCGAGTCGCTTAACATCGATAGGACTAAGTTTCTCAAGTGCTTGGACTCTCATATTCCACAGAAGATGTGACGTAGAATTTGCAAAGTCTCCACCCTTTCCCGGCGAACCCATCATCGGGTCTGGAAGAACTGATCTTGGTGTGATTGGTGACCCACAAAACGAGCTTCTGCTATCGGAGAATGATTCAGATGGAGATAAAACTCGA of the Raphanus sativus cultivar WK10039 unplaced genomic scaffold, ASM80110v3 Scaffold1760, whole genome shotgun sequence genome contains:
- the LOC108810745 gene encoding uncharacterized protein At4g04980-like, whose product is MLLGRKSSSKLQPVNGQQSSPKASKINKQDKPLSSPNASSPLPIRSSKSILSRRASSNLSPIGIFKNASIREAKSPKASSSPKWTCNFILMVELRRKIVTFRDIIDLPPLDGSHLMCMVMYTMKDLQNICPEIINSSLISEIRRTSVDKVLDHFFNALKSMGDSWIDNSEWIAKSKYWSSSVGKNQSDRLVGLEMPLAILDGLIKMSKERFDMMEIDEKEEEKKYLITPRTAKTLSSRVLSPSESFSDSRSSFCGSPITPRSVLPDPMMGSPGKGGDFANSTSHLLWNMRVQALEKLSPIDVKRLAIHIMSQKEAHEPNQSNVEDEINVIEQDKQKTSDVESNGVNMEKEETVVLDEQEDTIMKVSPLDSTSESKLNISDKSELWPESLLPPPSPPISITKTASLESLPSQPPTPPPPPPPSAPLNAKADDVSISPLPPPLPLLIPLQSSVPPPPHPPPVTVVAVQPPPPPTPPRTPVAPPAPPPPPPRTAAAPLPPPPPPMQNRAPPPPPMPTTNRESCGPPPPPPPMPQANGAAPPPQPTMAKGTSPPLPLPPMANGPSPPPPPPRMGVLSGAACPPPPPGAARSLRPKKAATKLKRSTQLGNLYRILKGKVEGRDPEARTGGGSGRKAGAASAPTSGKQGMADALPEITKKSAYFQQIQEDIVKYMKSINELKTEITKFQTKDMTELLSFHRRVESVLEKLTDETQVLAPWEGFPQKKVEAIRMAAALYLKLHGMITELHNWKIEPPLHQLLDKVERYFTTIKGDIDTLDRTKDEEAKKFQSHSIHFDFNILVQIKETMVDISSSCMELALKEKRDAKLVSPGANPSMKKTVGSAKMLWRAFQFAFKVYTFAGEHDDRADSLTRELAHEIQTDPQNP